One Streptomyces drozdowiczii DNA segment encodes these proteins:
- a CDS encoding FtsX-like permease family protein, with product MATISRRREFALLRFVGTRTGQVRSMMRKEAGIIVLCAVVVGTIAALPSLIGMSYAIRHSVFPSIPPLMYLGIVTAAAAIAWPAVMLPARLVLRPPAVEAIAGPVTYDRHHR from the coding sequence ATGGCCACCATCTCACGACGCCGCGAGTTCGCCCTGCTGCGCTTTGTCGGCACCCGCACCGGCCAGGTCCGGTCGATGATGCGTAAGGAGGCGGGCATCATCGTGCTCTGCGCGGTCGTCGTCGGTACGATTGCCGCGCTGCCGTCGCTGATCGGCATGAGCTACGCGATCCGCCACTCGGTGTTTCCCTCCATCCCGCCCCTGATGTACCTCGGCATCGTGACCGCCGCCGCTGCGATCGCCTGGCCCGCCGTGATGCTGCCGGCCCGGCTGGTACTGCGGCCCCCTGCCGTGGAGGCGATCGCGGGGCCCGTGACATACGACCGCCATCACAGGTGA
- a CDS encoding ABC transporter permease, with amino-acid sequence MLGAVPGVLLAMLLHTVFTAGGALPSGFSLVITPLPVLAALLICILAARIGGWLAAWRAAKVSAVEALGDVAVEPKKLGWVRLSLGALLVPGGLTAPIVLPIALPGESDIDGAASTALVLVMAVGLLGPKLFGGVATLLDRRPGDANRFLAISNSRARSRRLSAATTPLIMGVTMASAQFFSGTTLAAAAHDQAADGVQADHVVTSDSAGISPGLADDLRRVPGVRTVSPVARTSTILTWPDGDSIQYRITTAQGVDPAALPDTMDLDRLRGDLRGLNGSTIALSRLVAGTIGVDVGGRRYAPRRRNR; translated from the coding sequence GCTCGGCGCCGTCCCCGGCGTCCTGCTCGCCATGCTGCTGCACACCGTGTTCACGGCCGGGGGCGCGCTTCCGTCCGGCTTCTCGCTGGTGATCACGCCGCTGCCCGTGCTGGCCGCCCTGCTGATCTGCATCCTCGCTGCCCGGATCGGCGGCTGGCTCGCGGCCTGGCGCGCTGCGAAGGTCAGTGCCGTCGAGGCGCTCGGCGACGTGGCGGTGGAGCCCAAGAAGCTCGGCTGGGTCCGGCTCTCGCTCGGTGCGCTGCTCGTGCCCGGGGGCCTGACCGCCCCGATCGTGCTGCCGATCGCGCTGCCCGGTGAGTCGGACATCGACGGCGCCGCCAGCACAGCGCTCGTTCTGGTGATGGCTGTCGGCCTGCTCGGACCCAAACTGTTCGGCGGTGTCGCGACGCTGCTCGACCGTCGTCCGGGTGACGCCAACCGATTCCTCGCCATCTCCAACTCGCGGGCCCGATCCCGTCGGCTCAGTGCCGCCACAACCCCGCTGATCATGGGTGTGACGATGGCATCCGCGCAGTTCTTCAGCGGCACGACGCTCGCTGCGGCCGCGCACGACCAGGCCGCCGACGGCGTGCAAGCCGACCATGTGGTGACCTCGGACAGTGCGGGGATCTCACCTGGCCTGGCAGACGATCTCCGCCGCGTCCCCGGCGTCCGCACGGTCAGCCCGGTCGCCCGGACCTCGACGATCCTCACCTGGCCCGATGGCGACAGCATCCAGTACCGGATTACCACGGCGCAGGGCGTCGACCCCGCCGCCTTACCGGACACCATGGACCTGGACCGGCTCCGCGGTGATCTGCGCGGTCTCAACGGATCCACGATTGCACTCAGCCGCCTAGTCGCTGGCACGATCGGCGTCGACGTGGGCGGTCGTCGATATGCACCTCGGCGACGGAACCGTTGA